The DNA segment TATCTATGTAGATCTGTATGTGTCTGCGTTCCCTGTGTGCTCTTCAAAGTAGTTGATATAATTATCCAGAAGGGACTTTGCACAATGAAGATTATCCTCTGCAGTCACAAATTAAAGTGAAGTGCAGGAAAATTATTCCACGTGCTTTTTCTACAGGAGGATgttctgaaaatgaaaatgaagcaaagagaaaaattcttTCCCTTCCTGAATTTTAGCATACGTGTACATTGCGACTGAGCAAGTACAAATGAGACGAGGTTGCATTTCGAGTCTCAGGCAGGACATTTGATATTGCGCATGAAAATCTCACTCGAAAAAGGAAGCTCAAAGCTCACTTGTTGTGGAATACGTCAAAACAGTCATTCATCACTGAGAGATACAGCAACACGTTGCATTTCCGGCATCGGACTCTCGTTCTTGAATTGCagcatttaacttgcaacgctgAGCGATGTTATTGCCTGTGTGTGCTGGCCAGTGGTGGATTCCATCATACCGGGCGCAGACCTGCCAACTCGACGATGCTAAATCTACTATAGAGGATGCCAAGAAATACTAAAATTCGGTGAAAAATACTAAAATTATGTTTTAGTACATCAAATTTTTTATTTGGCTATGAAAACAAAGCAACTTCAACTGGTGTTTCAATACATCACGCAAACAACTTCAGAAAGATGTCTTCGAAGTGGAAGGTTGGGACAACACTGAGGATGTTGCAGCTTTTGCCTTCCTCAGAAAGTCCTTGTCGAACACCTGATTGTGACAGACTACAGACTCCTTACATTTCACAACTAATAGCTGTTCTAGGCTCTTTTCTGACATGGATGAGCGAAACTGAGTGCAAGTCTTCTTCACTTTGCTGAACACTCTTTCACAGTCTGCGTTACTGTGTGGGAGAGTCAGAATCCCTAACATAACTTTTGAAATCTTATCATACTTAAAAGTACGGTCAATGTCCTGAATACTGGCAATAGCATGCCACTGCTCGTCTATCCGCACCTGTGTAGTTACTTGTACTGGAAGTTCTTCGAGCTGAAGGCGGCTTAACTGGGCTTGGATGTCATCCAGGTCCGAGTCATCATCCTGCCCCTCAGAAACTGGCAAGAGAACTGGAAAGCGATTGATGAAGTACCTGACATCAGCAAACTTTGCTGTCACAATGCTGGAAAGCCTTGCCACTTCTGCTTTCTTCAGAATCTCTGACTTCAAGGGGAATTTCAAGGGGAATTTCAGGATGATGTAATCGCTTACCACCACAAAAAATCTTCTTACTCGTGTAAGAAATTGTTGCTTGTCAGCAATCTTCAGCCTTTCTAAGATTTGTAGAGTTAGGCTGCCGATTACAAGGTCATCATCATTCCTCTGGTTGCCAGAAGACTTGTAATCAATATCTGTCAGCTCACAACTACTCTTAATAACAGATGGTTTCACGAACCACAGTAAAATCTCCCTGAGCAGGCTGTTCAAAACTTCCAGAAGCACATGTACTTGGGGAGCTCCAGACTGCAAAAAGGTGTTTGTCTTTTCTAATTCTGGTATGACTGACAGCAAGAAGGCACAGTATGCCTTGTTGACATCTGATGAAAGGAACATGAACAGTCTTTCTTGCCTATTTAAGACCTTGGCCACTTGCTGCTTCAGAGCTTGCTGCGAAGGAGCTGAGTCGATGTCCAGCCTTGGTCGCTTGTTCTGATGTGCGATTTTTGCTGTCCGCGTCGACTTCGGAGAGTCCATCTCTGGATTTCGTTGTTCACTTGGTGATTCCAAGGGTTTCTTCGATGGCTTCACTTCACTGTGAAAGAAGCTGAGCAGTGGCTGCCACTGCTCAACAAGCCGTTTCAAGCTCCTACCAAGAGATAACCAACGAGTGTTGACATGTTTCAGGATTTCTTTTTACTCTACATCATGCAAGCATTGAAAAGCTCTCAGTTTGTCTTTCCTTTTTGAACTCTTCTCCAGGTAGTAGTAGACGTCAATCAGCACCTCGTCCACACTTACAGGAAGGCAGGCCGAACCCTTCTGAGCTGCCAAATTGATTAAATGGCAACAACATCCAAGGATGGCAATGTTTTCATGGTTTTCTTTGAGAACAGCAGCAACCCCATTCTTAGATCCGATCATCACTGGCGCGTTATCGCACGCCATGCCGACGCAGTTCCGTACAGGCACGTTGTGGGCCTTCAGCGTGTCTAGAACAAGTGCACCAATGTTCCGTCCAGTTGAGTCTCCCTCCAGTGTAGGCATTGCTAGCAAAGCAGTATGAACAATGCCGTCGACGAATGTGACAACAATCGGGTAGAGCTTTGCATCATTGCCAGTGTCGTTGCTCCCGTCGGTAGCGACCGAAAACGGTCCGGATTGAAGACAGCTTACAACACTACTGACCTGTTGATTGGCCATTTCCTTGGCGATTGCAGCCGTTTTTGTACGAGCGCAAGTGTAGGCCACTGCCTCTTTGGAGTTCGGAAACATTTTCCTGAAGAGGTCTCCCGCATGGTCTGCAGCAGTGAATGGCACGTTGTGCTCGATGAGGAAAGCTGTGAAAAGGCATTCCGCTCGAATAGTGCCTTGGTCCACCGAAGCGCTAAAATATCCACCGAGCTTCTCGTTGGTGTCAACGATCTGTGCCGAGTCCTTGTGCTTCTTTGTTCCGAGATGCAGGAGGATGTCCCGACGACCGGCGTGCGCAATGTTCAGATCACAGCGGCAGACAGTGCAGAAAGCATATTTTTCACCCTTGCGAGATTTCTGAATGCACGGAAAATCCGTCGAATAACTTGGTATGAAC comes from the Amblyomma americanum isolate KBUSLIRL-KWMA chromosome 1, ASM5285725v1, whole genome shotgun sequence genome and includes:
- the LOC144113126 gene encoding uncharacterized protein LOC144113126, whose protein sequence is MSSKKYFQAFIPSYSTDFPCIQKSRKGEKYAFCTVCRCDLNIAHAGRRDILLHLGTKKHKDSAQIVDTNEKLGGYFSASVDQGTIRAECLFTAFLIEHNVPFTAADHAGDLFRKMFPNSKEAVAYTCARTKTAAIAKEMANQQVSSVVSCLQSGPFSVATDGSNDTGNDAKLYPIVVTFVDGIVHTALLAMPTLEGDSTGRNIGALVLDTLKAHNVPVRNCVGMACDNAPVMIGSKNGVAAVLKENHENIAILGCCCHLINLAAQKGSACLPVSVDEVLIDVYYYLEKSSKRKDKLRAFQCLHDVE